TTCGACCGGTGGGCGCTCATGCGGATGAGCCAGTTGGCGGCCCGCATGACCGCGGCCTTCGATGAGTGGGACCTGCATCTGTTCTACCACGACCTCCACGCCTTCTGCGCCACTGACCTAAGTGCTATCTATCTGGATGTGCTCAAGGATAACCTGTACACGAATCGGGCAGACGCGCCCGAGAGGCGTTCGGCACAGACGGCTCTGTGGCAGATGCTACTTGCTCTCACCAAGATGATGGCGCCGGTTCTGACGTTTACGGCAGAGGAAATCTGGCAACATTGTCGAAAGCTTGATCCGGAACTCCCCGAGAGCGTGCAACTCGCCGACTGGCCGGAACCCATGCCGGCGAACGAAGAGTTTGCAGCACGCTGGGAGAAGATGCTGGCAGTTCGCGGCGTGGTCATGGCTTCGCTGGAGGCTGCTCGAGGCGCGGGTGACGTTGAGAACCCGATCGAGGCGCGAGTGGACCTCTACAGCGATGGCCCGACTCGCGACTTCCTGAGGAGTTTTGGTGACACGCTACCGTCTCTGTTTATCGTGTCGGCCGTAGAGCTCCATGACGTGGCAGACGCGCCCGTTGAAGTGGCGGAGCACGTGGGCGTCGCTGCCGTGGCGAAAGTTGCAGAAGGGGACAAGTGCCCACGTTGCTGGACTCGTTCCACGACAGTGGGAGCGGACACGACCTATCCGGAGCTGTGTGCCCGTTGTGCAGGGCGTGTGTCGTAGCGGTCCTGGGCATGGGCACGAGACTGTAGCAGGGGTCTGGCCGTAAGCCGAGTGAGAACGTGGGTCGGGATGGGCCGGTTCCAGGCTCTGAGGGGTAACACACTCGGAACGTAGCGCCCGGCGTCCCAGGGCGTTCGTTCGCGGAGGCTTCGCGGCCGACCATCAAGAACAGCCTCATCACAGGAGGACAGTGCTGTGCCCCGAACGCGGAACCTGGACATGACAAAGTTCAAGGAACGTCTGGAGGAAGAGCGCACCAAACTGCGGGCCGAACTGCAGCGCATCGACGACCGCACGGCGGGCCGTGACCGGCTGAACTCGGACGTGGCCAGCGAGGACTTCGACGAGCCCGGGGGAGATGCCGCGCAGGAGACACTCGAGCGCTCCCAGTCGATGGCTATCGGCGAAAGCCTGCGCGGCATGCTGGACAATGTGGAGAATGCGCTCAAGAAGATCGACGCGGGCTCCTACGGGGTCTGTGATTCCTGCGGCAAGGAGATCCCCAAGGCGCGACTCGAGATCATGCCTGCGGCCACGATGTGCACGGCCTGTCGCGCGCGCCTGTCGAGCTGATGAGTGACGACACGCCGAAAACCGGGAGCGCCTGGGTCAGTCGTGCACATCTGTTCGGTCCTGCCGTGGTGACGGTGGCGGTCGATCAGCTGACAAAGGCGCTCATCGTATCCAGAATGAGCGTCGGTGACTCGATACCGGTTCTCGGCCCCTATCTGAGCCTGACGCGCCGCACCAATACAGGCGGCGCCTTCGGCATTCTCCAGGGGAACGCCATCCTGCTGGCGGTAATCGGGGTATCGGTCATCTGTGCCCTGGCGATAGTGGGGCCCAGAGTTGCCGGAGCGAACCGACCAGTGTTGTGGTCCTTCGGCTTGGTGCTCGGCGGCGCCCTGGGCAACCTGCTTGACCGGGTTTTGCTGGGCCACGTGGTCGACTTCATTGACTTCCATGTGTGGCCTGTGTTCAACGTTGCCGATATCGGCATCACCTGCGGCGCCGCGCTGCTATTCCTGTGTCTGCTCCTCGATAGCCGAGTGCAAGAGGCAGCAGACCCCGGCGACGGCTTCTAAGGCAGGACTCTGCCGATCCGCAATCTCATCCCAGGGCCTGGCAGAGCCGGGCACCTCGGTCCCGTCCACCCTTCTTCAGCTCACATTCACTGCCCTTGGCACCAGCCAGATAGGCTTGCATCGCTATGCGTTCAGTTCTCGTGTCTCTCGGGCCCTGGGGATGGCCGGCCGTCTTCGGCCTTGCCGCGGTGCTCGTCATCGTTGTATTCCTCTGGCGCAAGCTCGAGCGTCTTCTCGATGAGGAACCAGCGCCCATCGATGGGCGCTGGTACGTCTTCACTTCCGCAGCAGTGGCCCTTGTCTCCTATCTGCTACTCCTGGCTATCAACCGGCTCGCACCCGTGGAGATCAAGTCGTACGGCGTGATGCTGCTGTGTGGCTTCGTGGCCGGCATCATCTACGCGTATAAGGTCGGCCCCCAACGCGGTCTGACCCTCCCAATGATCATCGACATGACGCTCCTGGACTTGGTCCTGGCGATCGTGGGAGCACGCGTCATTTTCGTCCTCACGATGTACCAAGACTACGCCGCTGCGCCCAGCACGGTTCTTGATGTGTGGCGTGGTGGGCTGTCCTTTCACGGGGGACTCCTAGGCGCCGTCGTGGCCACTGTGATCTTCTGTCGCTGGCGCAAGGTCAGGTTCGCGGTGCTCGCAGACATCTGCACGCCCGCAGTCACACTTGGCTATGCGCTCACTCGCATCGGCTGCTTCCTGAACGGCTGCTGCCATGGCGGGCCGACCAACCTGCCCTGGGGCGTCGTCTTCCCAGAGAACGCAGCGCGTTTCCCGATGCCTGTGCATCCGACCCAGATCTACTCCGCGATCGGCAGCGTCATACTCTTCTTCATCCTCACGAGACTGTGGCCGCGTATGCACCGCCCGGGGCAGCTGTTCCCCGTGTACCTGGTGCTGTATTCGTTCATGCGTTTCTTCATGGAGGCGACTCGCCGGGGTGCTACGGCCGAGCCCTCCTCCTGGCTACCCGTCCTGACCGTGGGGCAGGTCGCCTGCATCGCCATCGCCCTGGCAGGCCTGGTGTGGTTCGCAATCCTCCAGCGGATGCCTTCCGAGAACCCGCTGACGGCCTCCGCCCTACTCGGCACCCCGAAGCCTTCGGAGCTTCCCCACACTTCCCGCGCAACCTCCGTGAGCAGCAAGTCTGCGGCGGGAAAGCGCAAGTGACGCACAGATGCTCTCACCCCAGGAACCTGAGCGAAGGTGGGCCGGGGTTGTTCCTCGAGAGGGCCACGGGAGACGGCTGGATCAGTTGCTGGCCGCACTGGTGCCGGACCTCACACGCGCGCAGGCCCAGCGGCTGATTCGTGAAGGCCTGTGCCTGGTGGAGGGCCGCCCCGGGCAGTCCTCCGACCGTCCGCCGGCCGGGACGATGATCTCCGTCACTCTCCGCGCCCCACACACCGACGTGGCGGCTGAGGCCACGCCTCTGGACATCCTCTTCGAGGACGACGTGATCATCGCCCTCAACAAGCCGGCAGGCATGGCCGTCCATCCGGCTCGAGGAACGCCTACCGGGACACTGCTGAACGCCCTCATGGGGCACCTGGGGCCCGAGGCACGCCCATCTCTCGTACACCGCCTGGACCGCGACACCTCCGGGGCCCTGCTTGCTGCCAAGACGCCCCAGGCACACCACGGACTCCGCCGGCAGATGGAAGCGAGACAGCTACGGCGGACCTACTGGGCGCTGGTGTGGGGAGTCGTGACGCCTGCCGAGGGTGTCATCCAGGCGACGCTGGCCCGGGCCCGTGGTGACAAGACGCGTATGACCGTCTGCCCGCGGGGGAAGGAGGCCGTCACGCACTACCGAAGACTGCAGATTCTGCTGGTCGAAGGCGAGTCGGTCAGCCTCGTGGAGGCCCGTCTGGAGACTGGCAGGACCCACCAGATCCGCGTGCACTTCGAGTGGATCGGTCACCCGCTGGTTGGCGAGCGCGTCTACCGGGGAGCACGGGCGACCCGGACGGCAACCGACGGGGCCTTCCCCGGGCAGGCGCTACACTCACGGAGGCTGGAGTTCCTCCATCCCGTCTCCGGCCACGCCATGGGGGTCGAGGCGCCGCTGCCTGAGGCCTTCGCCCGGTTCGTGACCATCGGCGACGCAGAAGGCTGTTAGCCCCCAGCGTCCGCACAAGCCTCACGAACGGCCGGGTGCACTATCTCCCCCCCTCTGACATTGATCCCCCACCTGAGTGATGGGTCGGCCTCGCAAGCACCGTCCAGCCCCAGATTGGCGATGGCTGCCACATAGGGTAAGGTCGCATTGGTCAGCGCGAAGGTCGCAGTACGTGGCACAGCAGCCGGGATATTCGGCACCGCATAGTGCAGTACGCCATGCATGGTGTAGGTCGGCTGTGAGTGGGTCGTAGGCCGGATGGTCTCGATACAGCCGCCCTGGTCGATCGCTATGTCCACCAGGACGGAGCCTTTGACCATGCTTGCCACCATTTCCTCGGTGACCACCTGCGGCGCACGGGCTCCGGGGATGAGGACGGCGCCGATCACCAGATCGGCATAGCGCACGGCCCGCGCGATGTTGTAGGGCGTGGAGTACCATGTGACCGCTCTGCCGCTGACGAGGTCATCCAGGTGCTTGAGCCGCGCGTGGTTGAGGTCGATGATGGTGACCTGAGCGCCCATGCCGAGGGCCATCCTGGCGGCATTGAGACCCACGGTTCCACAGCCGACAACCACCACGTCGGCCGGAGGTACGCCTGGAGTGCCGCCAAGAAGGACCCCACGACCACCCTGGTGAGCCGTCAGGCAGTGAGCCCCCATCTGCGTGCCCAGTCTCCCGGCAATCTCACTCATGGGTGTGAGGAGCGGCAATTGCCCGTCGGCCGTCTGGACCGTCTCATAGCCCACAGCCGTGATCCCGGACTCCTGCAGCGCCCGCGTCAGCTCAAGGCTCGAGGCCAGGTGCAGGTAGGTGAATAGCGTCAGCCCGGGCCGGAGTCGTGGGTACTCCACCGGCAGCGGCTCCTTCACCTTGACCACCAGATCGGCCTCGGCCCAGGCTTCCTCGACCGAGACGATCCGTGCCCCCGCCTCCCTGTAGTCTTCGTCACCGATGCCGCTGCCTTCGCCCGCGTCACGCTCAACCAGGACAACGTGGCCGCCGCTGGTCAGGAGGTGAACACCGGCAGGAGCCATGGCAACTCGGTTCTCCCCGTCCTTGATCTCTTTGGGAACTGCGACGTGCATCGAAGTGCCTCCGGTGGTTCAGGTGTAGGGCGACGGTGCCGGCAAGGCGGGCTGACTGGTCTTGCCCTGGACAATAGTAGCGTGGGCCGCTGGCTCTGTGAAGGCTACTTGATGAATTGGCAACCGTGCGTTAAGATTGTGGAGGTCAGATAGCCCCCAGGGCGCCTCCCGGTATGCCTCGGTCTGTGGTTGGAATGAGGAGGGCGCGCGGGTGGCCCCTATCGCAAGGAGTGAACCCGGGGATGGCATTGCCCCCGGACGAACACACAACCGACTCTCCTCTCTTCCCGTCATACCTGGCAGGAAGCCTGGCGGACTTCTTGCAGTTCGCCCCTGCGGCCATCGTCGTTCTCAATGAGGAGGGCGAGGTCGTCTACGCCAACGACGAGTTCTGCCAGGTGACGGGCTACTCGGCGGCGGAGATCATCGGCCTCGATGACTGGGACGCAATGGTCCCTTCGCCATGGATGGAGGAGATGCGAGAGGCGTTCCATGCGACCTGGGCCAGCAGAGCGCCCGCCCAGGCCGAGTGCCCGCTCACCTCCCGTGACGGCCAGCGTCGCCTCTTCAGTTGGCGCCATGTCGTCTGTCCGCCGCGCGAGGGCGTTCCGCCCCTCATGGTCTACGTCGGCACCGACATAACCCACCAACGAGCCAGTGAGAGGGCAGTGCGCGAGAGCGAGGAACGCTTTGGCCGGCTCGTGAACACCATGGACAGCGGCCTGGCGATGCTCGACTCTGAGGGCACCTTCACCTACGTCAGCGCCCCGATGTGCAACATCCTGGGTCGTCCTGCCAACGTGATCGTCGGGCAGCGGGTGACGGAATTCCTGACGCCGGAGAGTCGCGCCGATTTCGAACAGCAGTGGGATAGACGCTCCAGGGGAGAGCGAGGCTCCTACGAACTCGTGTGGCTGCGGCCCGACGGTGAGGTCGTCCATACCGCCGTGCAGGCATGCCCAGTGCAAGACGCTGCAGGGCGATTCGTCGGGGCCTACGGCGTGGTTGCCGACATCGGCCGACAGAAGCGAGTGCAGGAAGAGCTCGAGCACCAACGCGACTTCGCCCGAGACTTGCTCGAGGAGACACCGGCCCTCGTGGTTGCCACGGACAACGAGGGCAAGATCGTACTGGCCAACAAGGCGATGCTCGGTGCGACGGGCTACGCGGAGGAGGAGGTTCTCGGCAAGGACTACCTCACCACCTTCGTGCCCGAGGCCGCACGAGCGGAGTTCCGAGCCCTGGACGGCGCGTTCGCCGGGTTGCGTGACCGCACAGCGAGTGAGTCGCCGCTGCTCACCAAGGATGGGCGCGAGCTTCTCGTGGAGTGGCATGGCCGGGTGATGGTGCACCAGGAGGATGCTCAGCCCTACGCCCTGGCCACGGGCATTGATGTCACGCAGCGCAGGCAGGACTCTGAGGCCCTGCGCGAAAGCCGACGGGCCCTGGCGACCCTCATGGGCGACCTGCCGGGCATGGCCTACCGCTGTCTGAACGACAGCCACTGGACGATGCAGTTCATCAGCGAAGGCTGCCTTGA
The nucleotide sequence above comes from Armatimonadia bacterium. Encoded proteins:
- a CDS encoding TraR/DksA C4-type zinc finger protein, producing the protein MPRTRNLDMTKFKERLEEERTKLRAELQRIDDRTAGRDRLNSDVASEDFDEPGGDAAQETLERSQSMAIGESLRGMLDNVENALKKIDAGSYGVCDSCGKEIPKARLEIMPAATMCTACRARLSS
- the lspA gene encoding signal peptidase II, with the protein product MSDDTPKTGSAWVSRAHLFGPAVVTVAVDQLTKALIVSRMSVGDSIPVLGPYLSLTRRTNTGGAFGILQGNAILLAVIGVSVICALAIVGPRVAGANRPVLWSFGLVLGGALGNLLDRVLLGHVVDFIDFHVWPVFNVADIGITCGAALLFLCLLLDSRVQEAADPGDGF
- the lgt gene encoding prolipoprotein diacylglyceryl transferase, which produces MRSVLVSLGPWGWPAVFGLAAVLVIVVFLWRKLERLLDEEPAPIDGRWYVFTSAAVALVSYLLLLAINRLAPVEIKSYGVMLLCGFVAGIIYAYKVGPQRGLTLPMIIDMTLLDLVLAIVGARVIFVLTMYQDYAAAPSTVLDVWRGGLSFHGGLLGAVVATVIFCRWRKVRFAVLADICTPAVTLGYALTRIGCFLNGCCHGGPTNLPWGVVFPENAARFPMPVHPTQIYSAIGSVILFFILTRLWPRMHRPGQLFPVYLVLYSFMRFFMEATRRGATAEPSSWLPVLTVGQVACIAIALAGLVWFAILQRMPSENPLTASALLGTPKPSELPHTSRATSVSSKSAAGKRK
- a CDS encoding RluA family pseudouridine synthase translates to MLSPQEPERRWAGVVPREGHGRRLDQLLAALVPDLTRAQAQRLIREGLCLVEGRPGQSSDRPPAGTMISVTLRAPHTDVAAEATPLDILFEDDVIIALNKPAGMAVHPARGTPTGTLLNALMGHLGPEARPSLVHRLDRDTSGALLAAKTPQAHHGLRRQMEARQLRRTYWALVWGVVTPAEGVIQATLARARGDKTRMTVCPRGKEAVTHYRRLQILLVEGESVSLVEARLETGRTHQIRVHFEWIGHPLVGERVYRGARATRTATDGAFPGQALHSRRLEFLHPVSGHAMGVEAPLPEAFARFVTIGDAEGC
- the ald gene encoding alanine dehydrogenase; protein product: MHVAVPKEIKDGENRVAMAPAGVHLLTSGGHVVLVERDAGEGSGIGDEDYREAGARIVSVEEAWAEADLVVKVKEPLPVEYPRLRPGLTLFTYLHLASSLELTRALQESGITAVGYETVQTADGQLPLLTPMSEIAGRLGTQMGAHCLTAHQGGRGVLLGGTPGVPPADVVVVGCGTVGLNAARMALGMGAQVTIIDLNHARLKHLDDLVSGRAVTWYSTPYNIARAVRYADLVIGAVLIPGARAPQVVTEEMVASMVKGSVLVDIAIDQGGCIETIRPTTHSQPTYTMHGVLHYAVPNIPAAVPRTATFALTNATLPYVAAIANLGLDGACEADPSLRWGINVRGGEIVHPAVREACADAGG